The Brassica oleracea var. oleracea cultivar TO1000 chromosome C7, BOL, whole genome shotgun sequence sequence GAGAGTATTTGGATTATTTAGGCCCAAAACAGCAGTTTTACCTTCATAATTTCAATGTTTCCAAATAATATTTATGGTAGAAACCAGTTAGTTCATTAGTTTAGTTAAATATTTATTAATTTTTCTATAATATAAAATTGGATTTTGATTTTTAAAAATGTGATTCATTATTAACTATAAAGATTAATAATTTTTTTTTGATACATCATGTTAATATGATGAAAATAAAATTGTTAGATGTAGATTAATAAGTGATGCAAGTAAATCATAATAAACCAGTAGAATTATCATTTGTAGAATGAATGATGTAATTGCACAATAAATGAAGAGAAATTATCTAGGATAGCTTTTTTAAGTTTTTGTCACAAAAATAGTCCTCCATGGTAAAAATGATCAGAAGAAGTTTTTTTAAAGGGTAAAAATATATTTTTATTCTAGGATTAACTAATCTAAAATTAGGATTTAGAGTTAGAAGAGTTTTGGGGAGGAGGGGGGGATTCAAATTTTTTAAAATAAAAGTTAAATATTAAAAACTTCAAAATAAAAAGAGCTATTTTTGTCTTTTTTTTTTGTTGCCATTTTTGTGACAAAAACTTAAGAACGGCTATTTGAGAGAATTGCCCATAAATCAATGTTAAAATAATACGTTTCATTGTTATTTTAACACAAAGCAGAAATAACACAACATAAAACTTCAAATTGCAAATAGAATAAAAATACAACGTATCCCAAACAAATTAAAGCAAAATGTTATTCATACATTTCTTTCCCCATAAAATGTTTTTATTTATTTCAATTTCCTCATATCACGCATTCAAGAGTTAATCTTCCTGCAGCTCTTCCTGATTTCCCCACTCGAACCCGTCAACGGAGAGATGTTTCCCATCTTGATCATGGACTCCGCAAACTGCTTGAAAAACTCTCCTTGATCCTCTGCGTACTTCTTTACAAGCTCTCTAGACTTATCGTTGCTGCTGAACAGAACCTGGTCCGAGTTCAACAACCCCATGTTCTCCATCAAGTTCTTGAAGTAGCTGTTGTCGAACTTCGCCGGGCTGACCTTGTCCAGCACCGAGAGAATCTGGTCCCCTCCGGATCTTGGACACCTCTGGCGCAAGTTAGCAGCGAAGGATTGTTCCAGTGTCATGTCTGGACGACCGTTTCCAGACTGGTTGTATAGCCTCTGTCTGAAACTCGTGCATCTCGAGAATCCAATGGTGTGACTCCCTGAAAAGAGTAAAACGTATTAGATTTTTTAATGGAGTTCCGTGCATGTGAAGCAACTCTCACAAAGTGAAGGGAAGCTTACCGGAGAGAGCAACAAGGTCAGTGACATCAAGTCCTTGACGTTTGAACTTTGTGAGAATTGTCTGGAAAGTGTTGTTTGGTGCAGGGATGTTGTTGTTGGAACCACTCAAGCTTGCACTTCTTGAATCTCTTCTTCCCAATGGAACCATCCAGCTTGGTCCACCAGTCTAAAACCAAAGAACCAAACCGAATCAGCTAATTTTTTCAGACAAGAGAGGTTGTGGAGGAGACTTACAAGAACAGAAGAGTCTCTAGCGGCTAGGGTGAGAGCATCAGCGCAAGAGACAGTTCCAGGGCATTCTTTCTCAAGTTGAGCTTTGATCTGGTCGACAACATCAAATCCACGAGCTGATTTGCGGTTAGGGTTTGAGTTTTTCTCACTCGTTATCCTCCCACTGCTGTCTAGAAGCAAAGAGCCATCACAACCCTACATTTCACAGTTACCTTGCTCAGTACGTAATAAACAAAAAAAAAAACTGATAAAATGTTAGAAATTTTTAACCAAACCTTAACGAAACAGTCGTGGAAATGAAGTCTTATCAAGGAAGCAGCCATACGAGTCTCTCTAGCAACAGCTTTAGCTACAACTGATCTCACTATCTCCCCAGCTTGAGGGCATGAATGTGCATAAAAACCTGGGGAGAGTTTGCCTCCATAGCTCTTGTGACAGAGACAGAGAGGGAGAAAGCAAAGGAGAGAAATAACAAGGAGAAAGCTACTGAGTCTTGCCATTACTTTAAACAAGAAGATGAAGAAAGGAGAAGAGTTTGTGATGAGGAGGAGGGATATGAAGCAAGGGGAGAGAAATGAGGTATTTATAGTAAAAGGCTTTGAAGAAGAAGTAAGAAGTGGAGTTGTTATTAGCTACATCTCAAGATTTACAAGAAGATTAAAAGAGACAAAAGTTAAGGTTTGGTACCCAACATTACATGCTTAGTTTGACTAATTAGCCTCTTTTTTTTTTGGTTTAGTTATATACAATTGACTTGACTTGGTTGGAGGGTTAAAAGCAAAGCAAGCTTTGAAGTTTTAATTTAATATATGAAAGTTGATCTTTATCCATATGTTAACGACTCATAACAATGATTTGAAGACTGTTAATAACTATTTCTTTATCTCTTGTATATAAGTAAAATTAAAAGCGAAGAAAAGGACCAAGTATGAACAGAATAACTTCATCTTAAAAGGAAAGAAAGAAAAACAGCAATACAATGCCTAGATTTAACTACAGTATAAAAGAAGAATTGGAAATAAAAAATATTTACTTTTGCAAATGACTTGGTTGATACTATACATCAGGATATGTTAAGAGTAAGTCCAAAGACTTTTGCGTAGTGAGTAGGAAGAGATTCTAACTACTCTTTTGACAAAAACAAAAGTTATTCAAGTGTCAATCTTTGTTTGACTTATGAACACACTCATGTTCTTGTAACCAAAGCAAATAAAAGAAGCTTTTGTTTTGTCTCTGTCTGTTCATAACACATGAATCTGCAGGTTAAAGCAATATCGAGGTGAACACTTTCAACCTTTTTGACTCTAGTAAAAACTAAACCAGACAGTTCAACTGCATGCAATACCATTGATTGAGACATAGCCTCTGATACTCAAATCTTAAAAAAAGCTCAAATGATAAACAAAAACATTTGGAAATTTTTCATAAAAAAATGTAAAGAACAAGAAGCCATTGTTCTTCAAGAACTCTTCTTCTTCAGCCTATAAACATCTACAAGCTTTTGAGTCTGCGAATTTGTCTTGTCTATAATCTCAAATGCAAGTGTTGAACTCTGCTGTTCTTGGAGAAAAAAACATCTCTTCTCTCTCTCTGGATGAGTTTTGGTGTTTCAGGACTTAGAGTAGAAGCTCTGAAGCGAGTCTCTTCAGCGACTCGGATACTTTAACAAGATCAGACTCTGAATGTCCCGCTGAGACCAAGAGTTTGATCCCCACAGGCAACCGGCACTTATCAAGAAACGACTTCTTAGAGCTCACAACCAACAACGAGTCTTCCTTCAGCGCCTGCACACATCCCAACAATGAGTCTTCCTTATCTAGATTCGGTTTTCACAAAAGAGAAAAAAGATGTTTACTTACACGATCAGCCATTTTCTCGAGTAGAAGCAAGTCCTCTTTAGTCGAACCACTCGATTTCTCTAACTTCAAGAAAACGATAGGCGACTCAGGGTCGCTTGCTAGCGACATCCCCTTGATGTCTTCCAAACCTTTCCATAACAGAGCAATGTTCTGCTTCATCTTGACTAACAACTCAGGGTTTTGATCAATGACATCGATGGCGGTGATAGCAGCGCTCGCAAGGTACGGTGGCAAAGAGGCAGAGAACACATATCCTGAACTGCTGAGTCTCTGGTAATCGATGATGCGGGCGTTCCCGGTGCAGAATCCACCCTCTGTGGCTAGTGCGTGGCCCATTGCAGCAGTCACAACATCTATCTTCTCAATCTGTTTTCAAGGAGAAAAAAAAATCATCATCAGGATCTGATTTAGAAAATGAGGAGTTTACTTAGAATGTGTGTCGTTCATCCGCACAGGGACACCGTGATGCTCTGCAAGACCTCTCCCGGAACGGCCAAGCACGCCGAAAGAGTTGCTTTCGTCCAATATAACACGAAATTTATACTTCTCTTTCAGTTTCACTATCTCATCGAGCGGTGCGATTTGACCAGAGTTCTGCAGATTTTAACAGAAGCAAATGGCTAAGCGTCAATCAAGAGAATAGAAAGACAAACAAAGAGCTGTTTACGATACCTGATATACAGCTTCAGCTACAATGTAACGCCTCAAGTTCTTTGAGCGCTTGTTCTTTGTCATGATTTTCTCGAGAGTAGTACGGAGAGAGTCCATGTCGTTGTGCTTGAAGTACACGATTGTACTTCTTGAAAGCTGGAGTCCATTTTGTATCCCCCAGTGAACACCCTCGTCGCTAAGAGAATTCAAGAATGAGTCTAACATTCACATTAAAGAGTTTCCACTTGTGATAAGAAAATGTGTACTTACGCAACAATGATATCGCCTTTTTTACAGAAACAAGGAATGGTGCTGAACATCGTGGAAAGTCCATAAGAGTAGAGGATTGTATCAGGAGTACTCAAAAATTTCGATATTCTGGTTTCGCAATCAAGATGAACATCTATGCAACAACAAAAAGTACCAAACAGTAAGAGATTCATTCGATAAATAGAGGAAAGAAGAAGATTCATGTTGGAGTTCTTACCAATAGTACCATAGAATCCACGAGGACCACAAGAACCAACTCCATATTTCTCCAACGCAGAAGTGCATGATTCCTAAGCATAGACTATCTTTTAAGTACACACAGAAGAAACAGTATTGAATACAAATTAGCTAGCTTGTTGAAGTTACCAGCAACTTCTCGTGCCCAATGAGTCCAAGATAATTAGCAGACGCAAAATTCACCACGTCTTTTCCATTAACCGTTGTATGCGGTCCAGCAGCACTGTATGTACAAAAAAACCTTTTAAGCATAAGGTCTAAAAAGGCGACAAAACGAAGAACAGTAGTGTACAGATAAGTGCAAACCTTTCAAGAACTGGTGGCTCATGCATCATGTCTTCTGTAATTGGAGGTATAAGAGGCTCAGGAACCCATTCATCACACAGCTCATCTATTTCCTGATCATTAAATTAAAAAAAAAAAAGCCTCAATACAATTCCACTATGCACAATCATAATGAGATTAGAAAGAACCTGCTCAGTTAACGGTCTCTTGGGAGGTTTGTAACTCTTTTGAGAGAGGAGGATGACAATGACAAAACCCAACAAAACTTCCACAAAGATGTGCCCTGAAAGGAAATAAAGTTTGAAGCTTTAATAATAATAATCTCCATAGGCCTCAAAACTATATATTATAATCAATTACATTGGATTCGGACACCGAACAAGACAACTCTAGCTGAAGGAGCATCCAGAGCCATTGTCACCCAGTTCAAACCGGCCCTAAACATTTCCACCAGATTCGTATCCATTTTTGCTCCGTGGATTGAGCAAAGTGCAGAGAGAGAGTTCCAACTATGTTCTGTATACAAATTCAGATCAGGAAATAACAAAAAATGAATCTAATTTCACTCTATAAGGAAAGATCTGTGATCCGATCAATTACAATAGATCCGAGACGTTACCTGATCCCAGTGGATTTGGAGCAGAAGATATCGTTTGCCTACAAGAGTGGAGATGCAAAAGATTTGGCTTTCGAATTTTCTCGGGTGATTTTTGATGATGGGAAAAATCAATTAACAGATTATTAAAGGGAAGGAGGAGAAAAAAAAAAAGAACAAATTTTAAAAATCAATGAGGAGGAAGAAGACGAGTGGTGGTGCCTGGCGGGCGGATCTGTCAATGTCAGTGTTAATGGGCTCATTAGTGTCCATTAACATATAATGGGCTTTATATTGGCCCAATTTCAACAGCTTACATTTAC is a genomic window containing:
- the LOC106304009 gene encoding peroxidase 49, translated to MARLSSFLLVISLLCFLPLCLCHKSYGGKLSPGFYAHSCPQAGEIVRSVVAKAVARETRMAASLIRLHFHDCFVKGCDGSLLLDSSGRITSEKNSNPNRKSARGFDVVDQIKAQLEKECPGTVSCADALTLAARDSSVLTGGPSWMVPLGRRDSRSASLSGSNNNIPAPNNTFQTILTKFKRQGLDVTDLVALSGSHTIGFSRCTSFRQRLYNQSGNGRPDMTLEQSFAANLRQRCPRSGGDQILSVLDKVSPAKFDNSYFKNLMENMGLLNSDQVLFSSNDKSRELVKKYAEDQGEFFKQFAESMIKMGNISPLTGSSGEIRKSCRKINS
- the LOC106301665 gene encoding long chain base biosynthesis protein 1 — encoded protein: MDTNLVEMFRAGLNWVTMALDAPSARVVLFGVRIQWHIFVEVLLGFVIVILLSQKSYKPPKRPLTEQEIDELCDEWVPEPLIPPITEDMMHEPPVLESAAGPHTTVNGKDVVNFASANYLGLIGHEKLLESCTSALEKYGVGSCGPRGFYGTIDVHLDCETRISKFLSTPDTILYSYGLSTMFSTIPCFCKKGDIIVADEGVHWGIQNGLQLSRSTIVYFKHNDMDSLRTTLEKIMTKNKRSKNLRRYIVAEAVYQNSGQIAPLDEIVKLKEKYKFRVILDESNSFGVLGRSGRGLAEHHGVPIEKIDVVTAAMGHALATEGGFCTGNARIIDYQRLSSSGYVFSASLPPYLASAAITAIDVIDQNPELLVKMKQNIALLWKGLEDIKGMSLASDPESPIVFLKLEKSSGSTKEDLLLLEKMADRALKEDSLLVVSSKKSFLDKCRLPVGIKLLVSAGHSESDLVKVSESLKRLASELLL